ATAGTAATATTTATTAATAATTATTACTATTTATAAAAATTGCTCTCTTTTCCAGCTAAGGTAGGAGCCATTTAAGCATTTTACATCGGCAAATCCATAATTTTTAAGCATTTTATACGCAACATATGCTCTGTATCCTGTCTTGCAGTAAACGACTGTCTTTCTGGTTTTGTCGAGTTTTTCAAGACTCCCCCTTAATGTGTTTAAAGGCATCAGCACGGCGCCCTCTATATGACCTGCTTTAAATTCGCCAGGATTTCGGACATCTACTATCTGGTAGTCTTTTGCTGGTTTTTTGTCCTCTATTATTGCCTTTAAGTCTTCACAATCAATGAACTCTACTTCCCCGTCAAACAGATTCTCTGCTATCATTCCTATGATATTTATCGAATCCTTTGCTGCGCCGCAGGAAGGATGGTATGCAAGTTCATATTTCGCCAGGGATCTTATATCTGCTTTATTAAAAATAGAAACAGCCATGATATCCGTTTTTTTATCCACGCTTTCTTTCCCTACTGCCTCAAATCCGAGTATCTTTCCGGTTACTTTATCAAAAATAGTAACCATATGAATCATCTCAGCCCCCGGATAATAGCCGGCATGGGAAGGAAAATGTATTTCTATCCTGGCTGTATTTTTATTTATCTTTTTTGACTCTTTAAACGAGAGGCCTGTTTTTCCTATCTGTAAATCAAATATTTTTATAATTGATGTACCGATGCTGCCTTTAAATGAATATTTTTCGGCAGGACCGGAAGGATTTTTAATAATTTTTCCTGCTTGCTTTATATCATCAAATATATTTTTTGCAGCTATTCTTCCCTGCTTGCTTGCAATTGATGCAAGACAGAAAATCTTGTTTTGTTCAGACAGCAGGTCATTTACTTCAACACAATCTCCTGCAGCATAGATGTAATCAAAACCGGTTTTTAGATTTTCATCAACAATAATGCCTCCTCTTTCTCCCGTCTTTATACCGCAATTTCCTGCAAGCCTGTTTTCAGGTCTGACGCCTATCCCCATAAAAACAAGGTCGGGTTTGATTGTTAATCCTTCTGAAGTATGTATTGATATAATCCTTTGCCGGGAATCTGCGGAGTAAGAAACAATATCACAGTTTTTTAGAATTGTGATTCCTTTTCTATTTAGATAATCTTCGGCATAATCAGTTACTTCCGTATCGAAATTCGGTAATATCTGTGAAGTTTTTTCAATGATTACAGTATCAAGTTTTTTATTTGAGAATGCTTCAAGCAATTCAAGCCCAATAAAGCCTGCACCAATTACAAGCGCATTTGCAGTTATTTCTTTTTTATCAGAAACATTGCCGACAGCCTCCTTGCTGCCATGTGAATTAATTCCGGTTTTTTTGCTTTCCTCTTCATTATCTGAAGAGTTTTCCTTAATAAGCAAATCAATAAAATCCCTTAAAATCACGGCGTCTTCTATGGTTTTTAAATAACAGATATTTTTTTCATTCTTAAAAAAAGGAAGTCCTGAGGGATTGGTTCCTGTGGTTATCAGCAGATAATCGAAATAATCATCAAATTCATCACCGCTTGTCATGTCTCTTATTTTTAAAAATTTTTCTTCCGGGTTTATCTCTGTTACCTCATGCATTATTTTTATATTCAGATCAAATCTTTTACTGAAAGAATCTACAGAGTTTACAAGCAAATCTTCCATGCTGCTTATTCTGCCTGATACAAAATAAGGCAGACCGCATGAAGCATATGAGATATACCGGTCTTTTTCATATATGGTTATTTCAATATCTTCACTGAGTCTTCTTAACTTGGCTGCAGCAGAAGTGCCGGCAGCTACCGCTCCGATAATAATTACTTTTTTCTTTGTCATAATCTGCTTCTCCATAAATAAAAATAATAAATATAATCAAATTTCTGTTAATAAAACCATGGGTTTTCTAATTTTCCAATTAGCTATAAAATCAGTTTTTAGCACCGGCTATTTAAAAAAATAAAGCAGCAAAAAAATTCTGAAAATATACCCTGAAATAATATTTTTTGCTTTAAATAATGTTTTGCCAGGCTGTAAAACCTTAATTAATTTTAGCATAAAATATTAGCGGTAACTAACAGGCCTGTTTGCAAAAATATTTAAAAAAATCTAATATTTTAATAAAAATATGACTGAGCTTTACTGACTGACAGGCTTGATGGATTTGACTAAATGACAATATACTTA
This portion of the Actinomycetota bacterium genome encodes:
- a CDS encoding FAD-dependent oxidoreductase; translated protein: MTKKKVIIIGAVAAGTSAAAKLRRLSEDIEITIYEKDRYISYASCGLPYFVSGRISSMEDLLVNSVDSFSKRFDLNIKIMHEVTEINPEEKFLKIRDMTSGDEFDDYFDYLLITTGTNPSGLPFFKNEKNICYLKTIEDAVILRDFIDLLIKENSSDNEEESKKTGINSHGSKEAVGNVSDKKEITANALVIGAGFIGLELLEAFSNKKLDTVIIEKTSQILPNFDTEVTDYAEDYLNRKGITILKNCDIVSYSADSRQRIISIHTSEGLTIKPDLVFMGIGVRPENRLAGNCGIKTGERGGIIVDENLKTGFDYIYAAGDCVEVNDLLSEQNKIFCLASIASKQGRIAAKNIFDDIKQAGKIIKNPSGPAEKYSFKGSIGTSIIKIFDLQIGKTGLSFKESKKINKNTARIEIHFPSHAGYYPGAEMIHMVTIFDKVTGKILGFEAVGKESVDKKTDIMAVSIFNKADIRSLAKYELAYHPSCGAAKDSINIIGMIAENLFDGEVEFIDCEDLKAIIEDKKPAKDYQIVDVRNPGEFKAGHIEGAVLMPLNTLRGSLEKLDKTRKTVVYCKTGYRAYVAYKMLKNYGFADVKCLNGSYLSWKREQFL